A region from the Treponema pallidum subsp. pallidum str. Nichols genome encodes:
- a CDS encoding ribonucleoside-diphosphate reductase subunit alpha yields MHIIKRNGEPQPYMREKIIVAISAAFRSVQNPLAPEVPAIITDLAAEVERQLFEMNRAGVPVHVEKIQDFVEKTLTKYNHSDEVKSFILYRDDRTKKRIAREQIACCFTDSSVLGVLKEIQQDFPFPEYSLDALASKFLLFKKEVTDERRSMQLLIKAAVELTAQEAPQWELIAARLLMLDFSLALGTSLEKLNIHSFYEKITYLEEAGLYGVYIRTHYSRAEIEEAATYLECSRDKLFTYSSLDMILRRYVIRTRAHVPLETPQEMFLGIALHLAMNETQDRMQWVKRFYTVLSKLQVTVATPTLSNARKPFHQLSSCFVDTVPDSLDGIYRSIDNFSQVSKFGGGMGLYFGKVRAVGAPIRGFQGAAGGILRWIKLANDTAVAVDQLGVRQGSVAVYLDVWHKDIPEFLQLRTNNGDDRMKAHDVFPAVCYPDLFWKTVRDNLGASWYLMCPHEILTVKGYALEDFYAEEWEKRYWDCVKDARISKRTIPIKELVRLVLKSVVETGTPFAFYRDHANRANPNGHRGIIYCSNLCTEIAQNMSAINLVSVKITEVDGQKVVVQTTRPGDFVVCNLASLVLSNIDLSDDKELREVVRVAVRALDNVIDLTYYPVPYAQVTNAYYRAIGLGVSGYHHVLAQQGIDWESDEHLAFADRIFERINRAAIEASMTIAREKGAYGCFTGSDWCTGAYFRKRGYVSEDWQRLQREVATHGMRNGYLLAVAPTSSTSIIAGTTAGVDPIMKQYFLEEKKGMLMPRVAPSLSQKTCPLYKSAHAVEQRWSIRAAGLRQRHIDQAQSVNLYITTDFTLKQVLDLYVYAWEVGMKSLYYVRSQSLEIDLCGYCAS; encoded by the coding sequence ATGCATATCATCAAGCGAAATGGCGAACCGCAACCTTACATGCGCGAGAAAATAATTGTTGCTATCAGTGCTGCTTTTAGAAGTGTCCAGAATCCTCTTGCTCCTGAAGTTCCTGCTATCATCACAGATCTTGCCGCGGAGGTTGAGCGACAGCTTTTTGAGATGAACCGTGCGGGCGTTCCTGTTCACGTGGAAAAGATTCAGGACTTTGTCGAAAAGACTCTTACCAAATACAATCACAGCGATGAAGTGAAGAGTTTTATCCTGTACCGTGACGATCGCACAAAAAAGCGTATTGCAAGAGAACAGATTGCGTGCTGTTTTACTGACTCTTCAGTGCTCGGTGTACTGAAAGAAATCCAACAAGACTTTCCGTTTCCTGAGTACAGTCTCGATGCACTCGCCAGTAAGTTCCTGCTCTTTAAAAAAGAAGTTACGGACGAGCGTCGGAGTATGCAACTGCTTATTAAGGCAGCGGTGGAACTGACTGCCCAAGAGGCTCCCCAGTGGGAGCTTATTGCTGCGCGCTTGCTTATGCTCGACTTTTCACTCGCGCTAGGAACATCTTTGGAAAAGTTAAATATTCACTCCTTCTACGAGAAAATAACTTATCTTGAAGAGGCCGGTCTATATGGGGTGTACATCCGCACGCACTATAGTCGGGCAGAAATTGAGGAAGCTGCCACGTATCTTGAGTGTAGTCGCGATAAATTGTTTACGTACAGCAGTCTGGATATGATTCTGCGTCGCTATGTGATCAGAACGCGTGCGCATGTACCTCTTGAAACTCCTCAGGAGATGTTTCTCGGTATTGCACTGCATCTAGCGATGAATGAAACCCAAGATCGTATGCAATGGGTAAAACGCTTTTATACAGTCCTCAGCAAGTTGCAGGTTACGGTCGCAACACCTACGCTTTCAAACGCGCGCAAACCTTTTCATCAACTTTCCTCGTGTTTCGTTGATACGGTGCCAGATTCGCTCGACGGTATCTACCGCAGCATCGACAATTTTTCCCAGGTATCTAAGTTTGGGGGAGGGATGGGGCTGTACTTTGGAAAAGTGCGTGCGGTAGGCGCTCCCATTCGGGGGTTCCAGGGTGCTGCAGGTGGTATTCTCCGTTGGATTAAGCTCGCCAATGATACTGCAGTTGCAGTAGATCAACTAGGAGTACGCCAAGGCTCGGTGGCAGTGTATTTGGATGTATGGCACAAGGATATTCCGGAATTTTTGCAATTACGGACTAATAATGGGGATGACCGCATGAAAGCACATGACGTATTTCCTGCGGTCTGTTATCCAGATTTGTTCTGGAAGACAGTACGCGATAATTTGGGGGCGTCGTGGTATTTAATGTGTCCGCATGAGATTCTTACGGTGAAAGGCTATGCTTTGGAGGATTTTTATGCGGAGGAATGGGAGAAGCGCTACTGGGATTGTGTAAAGGATGCGCGTATCTCTAAGAGGACCATTCCGATTAAGGAGTTGGTGCGCTTGGTGCTAAAATCTGTGGTGGAAACCGGTACTCCCTTTGCGTTTTACCGAGATCATGCAAACCGTGCAAATCCCAATGGGCATCGGGGAATTATTTACTGTTCTAATTTGTGTACTGAAATTGCGCAGAACATGAGCGCTATTAATTTAGTAAGCGTAAAAATCACCGAGGTTGATGGACAAAAGGTAGTGGTGCAGACAACGCGGCCGGGGGATTTTGTTGTATGTAACCTCGCGTCGTTGGTGCTGAGCAATATTGACCTTTCAGATGATAAGGAGTTGCGCGAGGTAGTGCGTGTGGCGGTACGTGCATTAGACAACGTGATCGATTTGACATATTATCCGGTTCCCTATGCACAGGTAACCAATGCGTATTATCGTGCTATTGGTTTAGGTGTTTCAGGCTACCATCACGTGCTTGCCCAGCAAGGAATCGATTGGGAAAGTGATGAACATCTTGCATTTGCGGACAGAATATTTGAGCGCATTAACCGTGCCGCAATTGAAGCGAGTATGACAATCGCGCGCGAGAAGGGTGCGTATGGGTGTTTCACTGGGAGCGATTGGTGTACCGGTGCGTATTTTCGCAAACGCGGCTATGTCTCTGAAGACTGGCAACGTTTGCAGCGTGAGGTAGCAACACATGGGATGCGCAACGGTTACTTACTTGCAGTCGCGCCAACTAGTTCTACGTCTATCATTGCAGGGACCACTGCGGGTGTAGATCCTATTATGAAGCAGTATTTCCTCGAGGAAAAGAAAGGCATGCTAATGCCACGCGTAGCTCCTTCTCTTTCGCAGAAGACCTGTCCACTGTATAAAAGTGCACACGCAGTGGAGCAGCGTTGGAGTATCCGTGCTGCGGGTCTGCGGCAACGACATATTGACCAGGCACAGTCAGTGAATCTGTACATTACAACGGACTTTACACTGAAGCAGGTTCTAGATTTGTACGTGTATGCGTGGGAAGTAGGAATGAAGTCACTATACTACGTACGAAGCCAGTCGCTCGAAATAGATTTGTGTGGGTATTGTGCCTCGTAG
- a CDS encoding peptidyl-prolyl cis-trans isomerase: protein MGRYIVPALLCVAGMGFAHAQSALQPIAEVNLFRREPVTLGQIKARISAIEKEMGKKLSTAERRQFMDSLIDEKLFAQAAEKAGIQVTDAEVNQYFNGMLSQQIGRAVTEAEFANYVKEKQNISLDQFMKQQNGMTMAEYKKFLKTQVSTQRYVAQKKADEFRNLKGPEDSQIRSYYELNKQAFFRPDTVKLFLISVPKGSGPAAAKAKAQEFVKKLKSSGVKATADIKSKANGAQAGYSAGEIYLGKTAVTATQLGLTMEALLEIFGMGVGAVSDVNETANDYQCFIVLKKEEAKILTLSDLVEPDKTVSLYEFIKNLLTSQIQQKALEDAIREVSAELRKSGTYKVFLADAELGKVLDW from the coding sequence ATGGGCAGATACATAGTTCCCGCTCTGTTGTGCGTGGCGGGTATGGGGTTTGCGCACGCGCAGTCGGCGCTGCAGCCTATCGCCGAAGTGAATTTATTCCGGCGTGAGCCGGTGACGCTCGGACAGATTAAGGCAAGAATTTCTGCGATTGAGAAAGAGATGGGAAAGAAGCTCAGCACTGCTGAGCGTAGACAATTCATGGACAGTCTTATTGACGAAAAGCTTTTTGCTCAAGCGGCAGAAAAGGCGGGTATCCAGGTAACGGATGCTGAAGTGAATCAGTATTTTAATGGAATGCTTTCTCAACAGATTGGACGTGCGGTAACGGAGGCTGAGTTCGCCAATTACGTCAAGGAGAAGCAGAATATCTCGCTCGATCAGTTCATGAAGCAGCAAAACGGCATGACTATGGCAGAATACAAAAAGTTTCTAAAGACGCAGGTGAGCACGCAGCGCTACGTGGCACAAAAGAAGGCAGACGAGTTTCGGAATTTGAAGGGACCTGAGGACTCTCAAATCCGTTCCTACTACGAGCTTAATAAACAGGCCTTTTTCCGCCCTGACACGGTTAAGTTGTTTCTTATTTCTGTCCCGAAGGGTTCAGGTCCTGCTGCTGCAAAGGCGAAAGCGCAAGAGTTTGTTAAGAAACTTAAAAGTTCCGGTGTCAAAGCCACGGCTGACATTAAGAGTAAGGCAAATGGTGCACAGGCGGGTTACTCTGCCGGGGAAATATACCTGGGGAAGACTGCGGTTACTGCCACGCAGCTTGGTCTGACGATGGAGGCGTTGCTTGAAATTTTTGGCATGGGAGTTGGTGCTGTTTCGGACGTGAATGAAACGGCTAATGACTATCAGTGCTTCATAGTTTTGAAGAAAGAGGAAGCGAAGATCCTAACGCTCAGCGATTTGGTGGAGCCTGACAAGACCGTCTCGCTTTACGAGTTTATCAAGAATCTTCTTACTTCCCAAATCCAACAAAAAGCGCTCGAGGACGCTATCCGGGAAGTGTCGGCGGAGCTGAGGAAGTCTGGTACCTATAAGGTATTCTTGGCTGACGCAGAGCTCGGCAAGGTGCTCGACTGGTGA
- the nusB gene encoding transcription antitermination factor NusB — translation MSEVFPKIGRRRARILAFQALFAWDAAGITPETLTQFTWLRRNPPPSTQDLGFSRLLFLGTLEHLREIDGCVSSRLEHWDFVRLNKVDKAILRLSAYSLLFQKDIPPVVVIHEAVSIARDFGTDDSFRFVNGVLDNIAKSA, via the coding sequence GTGAGTGAAGTATTCCCAAAGATAGGGAGGAGGCGCGCTCGGATTCTGGCTTTTCAGGCTCTCTTTGCCTGGGACGCGGCGGGCATCACGCCGGAGACGTTAACTCAGTTTACTTGGTTGCGGAGAAACCCGCCTCCTTCTACCCAGGATTTGGGGTTTTCCCGACTCCTCTTTCTCGGTACGCTCGAGCACCTGCGGGAAATTGACGGTTGTGTGAGTTCACGGTTGGAACACTGGGATTTTGTGCGTTTGAACAAGGTGGACAAGGCCATCCTGCGCCTAAGTGCGTATTCGCTACTCTTTCAAAAAGACATTCCCCCCGTCGTCGTTATACACGAGGCGGTCAGTATCGCTCGGGATTTCGGTACGGACGACTCCTTCCGCTTTGTAAATGGTGTGCTCGATAACATTGCTAAAAGTGCGTAG
- a CDS encoding sigma-70 family RNA polymerase sigma factor — protein sequence MLSIWYVPFEQKEYSVRQMQFRHDENTLTAYLNDLKRIPLMNEKEEYACACAAYAGDAQAKNALVRANVRFVISVARHYRTCGLPLADLISEGNIGLLTAAERFNPARGCRFISYAACWIRQSILKALNEKARIIRLPVSRIRAAKSTYEYIPPVTSVNVGISKTQGGNRYGKRRATMCRAVPTVEEVHIWHTPLSLDAPLGASGSRGESGDVDGLRIGDCVPDDLYAQPEEHMLACALQADIAKILRLLPARDAQVIRYRFGLGGYERRSLQEIGEIFQITKERVRQIEKKALLRIRSCARQHRLDSYIA from the coding sequence TTGCTGAGTATATGGTACGTACCTTTCGAACAAAAGGAGTACTCTGTGAGACAAATGCAGTTCCGCCACGATGAGAATACTCTCACGGCATATTTGAATGACCTGAAACGGATACCGCTCATGAACGAAAAGGAAGAATATGCATGTGCATGTGCTGCCTATGCCGGGGATGCGCAAGCTAAAAACGCGCTCGTGCGTGCAAACGTACGCTTTGTTATCAGTGTTGCCAGGCATTACCGCACGTGTGGCTTACCCCTTGCCGATCTTATCAGTGAAGGCAATATTGGTCTTTTGACGGCTGCCGAGCGGTTCAATCCAGCAAGGGGGTGTCGCTTTATTTCTTACGCTGCCTGTTGGATTCGCCAGTCTATCCTCAAGGCACTGAACGAAAAAGCACGCATCATCCGGTTGCCCGTGAGTCGTATTCGTGCTGCAAAGAGCACGTATGAGTACATACCTCCTGTTACCTCGGTGAATGTTGGTATATCGAAAACACAGGGAGGCAACAGATATGGCAAAAGGCGTGCAACGATGTGCCGAGCTGTGCCAACAGTGGAAGAAGTTCACATCTGGCACACGCCGCTATCTCTAGATGCTCCGCTTGGAGCCTCGGGAAGTCGTGGTGAGTCTGGGGATGTTGATGGACTGCGTATAGGTGACTGCGTGCCGGACGATCTTTACGCGCAGCCTGAGGAGCATATGCTTGCATGTGCATTGCAAGCTGATATTGCAAAGATTTTACGACTTTTGCCTGCGCGTGATGCGCAGGTCATCCGCTATCGATTTGGACTTGGCGGGTATGAACGGCGTTCTCTGCAAGAGATTGGAGAAATTTTTCAGATAACAAAGGAGCGCGTTCGCCAAATAGAAAAAAAGGCTTTGTTGCGTATCCGTAGCTGTGCCCGTCAACACAGACTGGATTCCTACATAGCGTAG
- a CDS encoding co-chaperone GroES, with protein MKIIPLADRVLVKTDKSETKTASGIIIPDTAQEKMQSGTVIAVGSDSEKIKVSVGQRVMHDKYAGNPVKIDGEEHLLLKGADILAVIE; from the coding sequence ATGAAAATTATACCGCTCGCGGACCGTGTCCTGGTAAAAACTGATAAATCGGAAACTAAGACTGCTTCTGGAATCATCATCCCGGACACTGCGCAGGAGAAGATGCAAAGCGGTACCGTCATTGCTGTTGGTTCTGACTCGGAAAAGATAAAAGTTTCGGTGGGTCAGCGTGTCATGCACGATAAATATGCCGGAAACCCAGTAAAGATTGATGGAGAGGAGCACCTGCTGCTCAAGGGTGCTGATATCCTAGCTGTCATCGAGTAG
- the ndk gene encoding nucleoside-diphosphate kinase, whose amino-acid sequence MAFETTFVMLKPGVLQRRLVGEVLSRFERKGLVLTALRLLCVDTATAELHYAEHREKPFYPSLIAYITSAPVVALAFKGENAISLVRTLCGSTRVEHAQPGTIRGDFALRTTTNIVHASDSPESAARELALYFSAQDFVEWRDGNYDFF is encoded by the coding sequence ATGGCATTTGAAACAACTTTCGTCATGCTTAAGCCGGGTGTTCTTCAACGTAGACTGGTAGGGGAGGTTTTGAGTCGCTTCGAGCGCAAAGGGCTCGTGCTGACTGCGCTCAGGCTGTTGTGCGTCGATACAGCTACTGCGGAGTTGCATTACGCGGAGCATCGCGAGAAGCCTTTTTATCCTTCGCTTATCGCTTATATTACGAGCGCACCGGTGGTTGCACTCGCATTCAAGGGGGAGAATGCTATCAGTCTTGTGCGCACGCTTTGTGGCTCTACGCGTGTGGAGCACGCTCAACCGGGAACGATTCGTGGTGATTTTGCGCTACGCACCACTACTAATATTGTCCATGCTTCTGATTCTCCCGAGAGCGCTGCACGAGAACTAGCGCTCTACTTTTCTGCGCAAGATTTTGTTGAATGGCGTGACGGGAATTACGATTTTTTCTAA
- the pth gene encoding aminoacyl-tRNA hydrolase, whose product MGIQLIVFLGNPGAEYEETRHNAAWLLLTYLFPSIVLPWRCGCRGSIARIEGFEGSSEEVWLLKPLTYMNRSGKSVGAACAFLQTDAKQLLVVHDELELPFGVVSLKQGGGLGGHNGLRSIKEVLGTADFWRLRIGIGRPPSESVNIAQYVLSAFYPAEMAAFPKLGRATRDLLCQLVVTDQAATVTLLSAWRKKRLLSLCE is encoded by the coding sequence TTGGGCATACAACTTATAGTGTTTTTAGGAAATCCTGGTGCAGAGTACGAAGAAACGCGGCACAATGCTGCATGGTTGCTTTTAACGTACCTTTTCCCATCCATCGTGCTTCCTTGGCGATGCGGATGTCGGGGGTCGATTGCGCGTATTGAAGGGTTTGAAGGGTCAAGCGAAGAAGTTTGGCTTTTGAAACCGCTGACTTATATGAACCGTTCTGGGAAAAGCGTAGGGGCAGCATGTGCCTTTTTGCAGACGGATGCGAAGCAGCTCTTAGTAGTGCACGATGAATTAGAATTACCGTTCGGTGTGGTGAGTTTAAAACAAGGCGGAGGGCTTGGAGGACACAATGGGTTGCGCTCTATCAAGGAAGTGCTTGGTACCGCAGATTTTTGGCGGTTGCGCATAGGCATCGGGCGTCCACCCAGTGAGAGTGTGAATATAGCGCAGTACGTCCTCTCTGCCTTTTACCCGGCAGAGATGGCTGCATTCCCAAAGCTGGGGCGTGCCACGCGAGATCTTCTGTGTCAGCTTGTAGTAACAGATCAGGCAGCGACAGTCACCTTACTCAGTGCGTGGAGAAAAAAACGGTTGCTGTCTTTATGCGAATAA
- a CDS encoding NAD(P)H-dependent glycerol-3-phosphate dehydrogenase — MASIAILGGGAWGTALAASLTVNGHTVMLWARRRQTCDAINARNENVQYLPGITLPAALCASPDMAYVCAGADLIVLAVPSCYLAEVAALMNTTPRFQRLRTAAVGQEYPLIGILTKGFIPDQEGMPHLITDALGALLPSGAHGQLVYISGPSHAQEVAQGKVTGLIAASQNPMAAIRVRELLRSKRVQVYSSLDVVGVQVCAAVKNVIAIAFGLLDAMAEHSEAFGDNTESMLLAAGLNEIQTIGKQLGSTHPETFTSLAGIGDLDVTCRSAYGRNRRFGRDIVHKGILDSFSGIQDLVSRLPEVGYLAEGVVACMHVQRLAERDRLKVPICAGLYAILNREKGADTFMQEILGW; from the coding sequence ATGGCTTCGATTGCAATACTCGGTGGAGGGGCATGGGGCACGGCGCTTGCTGCGTCTCTCACCGTAAACGGTCACACCGTAATGCTGTGGGCCCGTCGTAGGCAGACGTGCGATGCTATCAATGCACGAAACGAAAATGTTCAGTATCTGCCGGGCATTACGTTGCCCGCAGCCTTGTGTGCCTCTCCCGATATGGCATATGTCTGTGCCGGCGCGGATCTTATTGTATTAGCGGTTCCTTCGTGCTATTTGGCTGAAGTAGCTGCGCTTATGAATACCACTCCTCGTTTTCAGAGGTTGCGTACTGCTGCCGTAGGACAGGAATATCCCCTTATTGGTATTTTGACAAAAGGATTTATTCCGGATCAGGAAGGGATGCCTCATCTAATTACCGATGCGCTGGGTGCGTTGTTGCCGTCTGGGGCGCACGGGCAGCTCGTGTATATTTCGGGTCCAAGCCATGCACAGGAGGTAGCGCAGGGAAAGGTGACCGGACTTATTGCAGCGAGCCAAAATCCTATGGCGGCCATTCGGGTGCGGGAATTGCTGCGCTCGAAGAGGGTGCAGGTGTATTCCAGTCTTGATGTTGTTGGGGTGCAAGTGTGTGCAGCGGTAAAAAACGTGATTGCCATTGCATTTGGTCTTTTGGATGCGATGGCTGAGCATTCTGAAGCTTTTGGGGACAATACAGAGTCGATGCTGCTCGCAGCGGGCTTGAATGAAATTCAAACCATTGGAAAACAGTTGGGTTCTACACATCCTGAAACATTCACATCGCTTGCAGGAATAGGAGATTTGGATGTGACGTGTCGCAGCGCGTATGGACGCAACCGACGTTTCGGACGCGACATAGTGCATAAGGGGATCCTTGATTCCTTTTCTGGAATACAGGATCTCGTGAGTCGTTTGCCCGAAGTAGGGTATCTGGCGGAAGGGGTAGTTGCCTGTATGCATGTGCAGCGCCTGGCTGAGCGGGATCGGTTGAAGGTTCCAATTTGCGCGGGACTGTACGCTATTTTAAATCGGGAAAAGGGTGCTGACACCTTTATGCAAGAGATTCTTGGTTGGTAG
- the gyrB gene encoding DNA topoisomerase (ATP-hydrolyzing) subunit B — protein MGIEYSASSITVLEGLEAVRKRPGMYIGSTGPNGLHHLVYEVVDNCIDEAMAGYCDRITVVLEQGNVVRVEDNGRGIPVDVHPHEGVSALEVVLTKLHAGGKFDKKSYKVSGGLHGVGVSVVNALSLWVEVTVYRDGAEYYQKFNVGMPLAPVEKRGVSEKRGTIIRWQADPSIFKETVAYDFDVLLTRLRELAFLNSTVVIQLRDERLATAKQVEFAFEGGIRHFVSYLNRGKSVVPERPLYIEGSKSDVLVEVALQYHDGYTENVQSFVNDINTREGGTHLEGFKSALTRVANDFLKKSPKLAKKIEREEKLVGEDVRAGLTVVLSVKIPEPQFEGQTKTKLGNSEVRGIVDSLVGERLTLYFEQNPGVLTKILEKSIAEAQARLAARRAKEAARRKSGMDSFGLPGKLADCSLKDPAKCEVYIVEGDSAGGSAKKGRDSKTQAILPLWGKMLNVEKTRLDKVLHNEKLQPIIATLGTGVGKDFDLTRIRYHKVIIMADADVDGSHIRTLLLTFFFRYLPQIIEAGYVYLAMPPLYRIAWSKKELYVYSDTERDEALESIGKKSGVAVQRYKGLGEMDGTQLWETTMNPVRRKMMQVVLSDAVEADRVFSTLMGEDVEPRRKFIEENAIYARLDV, from the coding sequence ATGGGGATTGAGTACTCAGCGAGTAGCATTACTGTATTGGAAGGTCTTGAAGCGGTACGCAAGCGTCCGGGGATGTATATCGGCTCTACCGGTCCTAATGGATTGCACCATCTGGTGTACGAGGTGGTGGATAACTGTATCGATGAAGCCATGGCTGGGTACTGTGATCGTATCACCGTGGTGCTCGAACAAGGAAACGTCGTGCGTGTTGAAGACAACGGGCGAGGTATTCCTGTTGACGTGCACCCTCATGAGGGGGTTAGTGCGCTTGAGGTTGTACTTACTAAGTTACATGCGGGGGGGAAGTTTGACAAGAAATCGTATAAGGTGTCGGGTGGACTCCACGGAGTTGGAGTTTCTGTGGTCAACGCGCTGTCGTTGTGGGTAGAAGTGACAGTGTATCGTGATGGTGCTGAGTATTATCAGAAGTTTAATGTGGGGATGCCGCTTGCTCCAGTAGAGAAGCGGGGAGTGTCGGAAAAACGTGGCACTATTATCCGCTGGCAGGCGGACCCATCCATTTTCAAAGAAACGGTGGCCTATGATTTTGACGTACTCCTGACGCGTTTGCGTGAACTTGCTTTTTTGAATAGCACGGTAGTTATTCAGTTGCGTGATGAGCGGTTGGCGACCGCTAAACAGGTTGAATTTGCGTTCGAAGGAGGTATTCGTCATTTTGTCAGTTATTTAAACCGCGGTAAATCAGTTGTGCCCGAACGTCCTCTGTACATTGAGGGATCGAAGTCGGATGTTTTAGTGGAAGTTGCGTTGCAATATCACGATGGTTATACGGAAAACGTGCAGTCATTTGTCAATGATATTAATACCCGTGAGGGGGGCACGCATCTTGAAGGATTTAAGTCGGCACTTACGCGTGTGGCGAACGATTTTTTGAAAAAAAGTCCAAAGCTTGCAAAGAAGATAGAAAGGGAAGAAAAGCTCGTTGGGGAAGATGTGCGTGCTGGATTGACAGTGGTGCTTTCTGTGAAAATTCCTGAACCCCAGTTTGAAGGGCAGACAAAGACGAAGTTGGGAAACAGTGAGGTGCGGGGTATTGTTGATTCTTTGGTGGGGGAGCGTCTGACGCTCTATTTTGAGCAAAATCCAGGTGTGCTTACAAAGATTCTTGAAAAGAGCATTGCAGAGGCGCAGGCGCGTCTTGCAGCACGTCGTGCAAAGGAAGCTGCGCGCAGAAAAAGTGGAATGGATAGTTTTGGGTTGCCGGGAAAGTTGGCCGACTGTTCGCTCAAGGATCCGGCGAAGTGCGAAGTATATATTGTGGAAGGGGATTCTGCAGGAGGTTCGGCGAAAAAAGGACGGGACAGCAAGACACAGGCCATTTTGCCTTTGTGGGGGAAGATGCTGAACGTGGAAAAGACACGTTTGGATAAGGTCTTGCATAACGAAAAATTACAGCCAATTATCGCAACGCTCGGTACAGGTGTTGGCAAGGATTTTGATTTAACAAGGATTCGCTATCATAAAGTGATCATCATGGCGGATGCGGACGTGGATGGCTCTCACATCCGTACGCTTCTTTTAACGTTCTTCTTTCGATACCTGCCGCAAATAATTGAAGCTGGTTACGTATATCTTGCGATGCCGCCTTTGTATCGCATTGCGTGGAGTAAAAAGGAACTGTATGTGTATAGCGACACAGAGCGTGACGAAGCGCTAGAAAGTATCGGTAAAAAAAGTGGTGTCGCTGTGCAGCGTTATAAAGGTCTGGGGGAAATGGATGGCACTCAGCTTTGGGAGACAACTATGAATCCAGTGCGTCGCAAGATGATGCAGGTGGTGCTCTCAGATGCGGTGGAAGCAGACCGGGTGTTTAGTACTCTCATGGGTGAAGATGTCGAACCGCGCCGTAAGTTTATTGAAGAGAATGCAATATATGCGCGTTTGGACGTATGA
- the thyX gene encoding FAD-dependent thymidylate synthase produces the protein MTLRTLQAGVAVSIALDRVCFFCYNGAVAHCVVEAAEDILDRRFSVLDKGFVRLIDYLGGDARIVQAARVSYGAGTRTARDDAALIDFLLRNKHTSPFEQVVLTFHVRAPIFVARQWMRHRTARISEVSSRYSLLSHDCYVPQETSVAVQSTRNKQGRASEGISPEQQQEVRAAFEAQQKAACAAYDALIQKNIARELARINVPLSLYTEWYWQIDLHNLFHFLRLRASAHAQAEIRAYAEVIIEITRAVAPCATASFENHEKDGVQFSGREFAALKALLAGEGLSLEGKERARFEEKLRSGLQQ, from the coding sequence GTGACGTTGCGTACGCTTCAAGCCGGTGTGGCGGTCAGTATCGCTCTGGATCGTGTGTGCTTTTTCTGTTATAACGGGGCGGTGGCACACTGTGTAGTAGAAGCTGCCGAAGATATTTTGGACCGGCGTTTTTCTGTATTGGATAAGGGTTTCGTGCGTTTGATAGATTACCTGGGAGGGGATGCACGCATTGTGCAGGCAGCGCGTGTTTCTTACGGTGCGGGGACTAGGACTGCGCGTGACGATGCGGCGCTTATCGATTTTCTTTTACGCAATAAGCATACGTCTCCTTTTGAGCAGGTGGTCCTTACCTTCCATGTACGTGCACCGATTTTTGTCGCGCGTCAGTGGATGCGGCATCGCACTGCTCGCATCAGTGAGGTGTCTAGTCGTTATTCGCTTCTTAGTCATGACTGTTATGTTCCGCAGGAAACTTCAGTTGCAGTTCAGTCCACGCGTAACAAGCAGGGCCGCGCGTCCGAAGGTATCTCTCCTGAACAGCAGCAGGAAGTGCGGGCAGCGTTTGAAGCTCAGCAGAAAGCGGCGTGTGCCGCTTACGACGCATTGATTCAAAAGAACATCGCGCGGGAGCTAGCGCGTATTAACGTGCCGCTTTCGCTTTACACCGAGTGGTATTGGCAGATTGATTTACACAATCTTTTTCATTTTTTGCGTTTACGTGCGAGCGCTCATGCGCAAGCAGAGATTCGTGCGTATGCAGAGGTAATCATTGAAATTACCCGTGCAGTTGCGCCGTGCGCTACCGCCTCTTTTGAAAATCATGAAAAAGATGGGGTGCAGTTTTCAGGGCGGGAGTTTGCTGCGCTTAAGGCCTTACTGGCTGGAGAGGGTCTCTCCCTTGAGGGGAAGGAACGTGCGCGCTTTGAAGAAAAATTACGCTCTGGCCTGCAGCAGTAG